The proteins below are encoded in one region of Clostridium pasteurianum DSM 525 = ATCC 6013:
- a CDS encoding LacI family DNA-binding transcriptional regulator, producing the protein MKVNIKDVAREAGVSMSTVSRVLNNNYPVKAETKKRVEDAIEKLNFSPNVLARSLVNQNTKTIGVVAPSIDNLFFPTVIKEIEHILRKNDYSIYLCDTDDKASEEINYIKSLLGRQVDGIISIDPKTENMKNGFYEDISKTIPLVCINGYNKDIKCNFVLNDEVSGSIQAMEHLIALGHKNIFFIRGEKSYSYDLKENVYIESLKKHKLLRNKKIINIGHGNSNETVENTMNIIYSKLKKNVKFPVAFFCCNDLIALGVMNACKKSELHVPNDVSIIGFDNILISNIIEPKLTTVDQNMYLLGEKSANMILDIIKNKDNNLKRVQLNTKLIIRNSCKKVI; encoded by the coding sequence ATGAAAGTTAACATTAAGGATGTAGCTAGAGAAGCCGGAGTATCCATGAGTACAGTATCAAGAGTTCTAAATAATAATTACCCTGTTAAAGCTGAAACAAAAAAAAGAGTAGAAGATGCAATTGAAAAATTAAACTTTAGTCCTAACGTATTAGCCCGCTCTCTGGTAAATCAAAATACCAAAACTATAGGTGTTGTAGCTCCAAGCATAGATAATCTTTTCTTTCCCACTGTAATCAAAGAAATAGAGCATATACTTAGAAAAAATGATTATTCAATTTATCTATGTGACACAGATGACAAGGCCTCCGAGGAAATAAACTATATAAAATCCCTTTTGGGAAGACAAGTAGATGGTATTATTTCCATAGATCCAAAAACTGAAAATATGAAAAATGGCTTTTATGAGGATATCAGTAAAACTATACCTCTAGTATGCATAAACGGATACAATAAAGATATTAAGTGCAATTTTGTACTAAATGACGAAGTCAGTGGATCTATTCAAGCAATGGAACATCTTATAGCTCTTGGGCATAAAAATATATTCTTTATAAGAGGTGAAAAAAGCTATTCTTATGATTTAAAGGAAAATGTCTATATAGAGTCCTTAAAAAAACATAAATTGTTGAGGAATAAAAAGATTATAAACATAGGCCATGGTAACAGCAATGAAACTGTAGAAAATACCATGAATATCATATATAGCAAATTAAAGAAAAATGTTAAATTTCCAGTGGCTTTCTTTTGCTGCAATGATTTAATTGCTCTAGGGGTTATGAATGCCTGTAAAAAATCAGAACTTCATGTACCTAATGATGTATCCATAATTGGATTTGACAACATATTAATCTCCAACATAATTGAACCAAAACTCACTACTGTAGACCAAAACATGTACCTTTTAGGAGAAAAATCTGCTAATATGATTTTAGACATAATAAAAAATAAAGATAATAATTTAAAAAGAGTACAATTAAATACAAAATTGATTATAAGAAATAGTTGTAAAAAGGTTATTTAG
- a CDS encoding metallophosphoesterase family protein — translation MKILLVSDVESQYIWDFFSKDAFKDIDLIISCGDLKADYLSYLATMIHVPVFYVHGNHDHYYIEKPPEGCICIDDKLIVYKDIRILGLGGSMKYKKGPFLYTESQMSKRIQKLKFKLFLNKGFDILVSHAPASGINDDNDLCHEGYRCFNRLIDKYSPKYFLHGHVHMNYGKKPRDTIYNNTTIINAYDYYILEY, via the coding sequence ATGAAAATACTTTTGGTTTCAGATGTGGAATCTCAGTACATTTGGGATTTTTTTTCTAAAGATGCTTTTAAAGATATAGACCTCATCATATCTTGCGGAGATTTAAAAGCAGATTATTTAAGTTATTTAGCTACTATGATCCACGTACCAGTTTTTTATGTACACGGTAATCATGATCATTATTATATTGAAAAGCCACCAGAAGGCTGCATTTGCATAGATGACAAGCTTATTGTGTATAAAGATATAAGAATTCTAGGACTGGGCGGCAGTATGAAATATAAAAAAGGTCCATTTCTATATACCGAAAGCCAAATGAGTAAACGAATACAAAAACTTAAATTTAAACTATTTTTAAATAAGGGTTTTGATATACTTGTGTCTCACGCTCCTGCCAGCGGCATCAATGATGATAATGATTTATGCCATGAGGGCTATAGATGCTTTAATAGGCTTATAGATAAATATTCTCCGAAATATTTTTTACATGGACATGTGCATATGAATTATGGTAAAAAGCCAAGAGATACTATATATAATAATACTACAATAATCAATGCTTATGATTACTATATATTAGAATATTAA
- a CDS encoding BMP family ABC transporter substrate-binding protein, whose product MEAKEHYREMSKIGKRELMSKGPLICLDEILKNEEIVANVDLGTLEIPLKKIVGTYSNSRSNAFSKSFMPAIDTDSEFRTKWIALYESHLEEGINQPIKVYEYLNYFYVIEGNKRVSVLKSLKAFSIRAEVIRLVPKKNKNDITNTIYYEFMDFYNKTKLNCIWFTKKHSFNKLLSMLEAYNPKLYLEEDKYEHFKKFKYDTFREVYLKMGGGKLPITTGDAFLEYISLYGINDQLTGEKLSNRLKQLMKELTHFKKDDVKIQTNEQKDSPKRLTGIPNLISIPKKLKVAFVYARNIKTSGWTYGHELGRRYVQDKLSDQIITKYIQGVPENAFDYEYIKALAEEGNNVIFTTSPIFRSATLKCAMEYPNVKFFNCSDDRPYEHMSCYFGRVYEPRFLTGMIAGAMTKTNIIGYSATSPSKEVISAINSFALGAKLVNPYSEVKVAWTREWNSHEKFTNVETKLLDKKCDVISNRNLKVARTETEKFGVYSMLCSFQKGSEEPDKYLAAPIWNWGIYYEKILNNILNDSFRTIVNMFNSNSKLINFWYGMAEGVVDIYYSKKYVPISLQKLVEAMRKMIITHEFNPFTGEIYDNTGKLRLSEDQQANPYEILNIDWFVDNVEAEKYI is encoded by the coding sequence ATGGAAGCAAAGGAACACTATAGAGAAATGAGTAAAATAGGTAAAAGAGAACTTATGTCTAAAGGACCTCTTATCTGCCTTGATGAAATATTAAAAAATGAAGAAATTGTTGCCAATGTGGATTTGGGAACTCTTGAAATACCTCTAAAAAAAATAGTTGGCACTTATTCAAATTCTAGAAGTAATGCCTTTTCAAAGAGTTTTATGCCTGCAATTGATACGGACTCAGAATTTAGAACAAAGTGGATAGCTCTATATGAAAGCCATTTAGAGGAAGGTATAAATCAACCAATAAAAGTATATGAATATCTAAACTACTTCTATGTAATTGAAGGAAATAAAAGAGTAAGTGTACTTAAATCTTTAAAGGCCTTTTCCATAAGAGCTGAGGTTATAAGATTAGTACCTAAAAAAAATAAAAATGATATAACTAATACCATATATTATGAGTTTATGGATTTTTACAACAAGACAAAGCTTAATTGTATATGGTTTACAAAAAAACACAGTTTTAATAAACTTCTATCTATGCTTGAGGCATATAATCCTAAACTTTACTTGGAAGAGGATAAATATGAACATTTTAAAAAATTTAAATATGATACTTTTAGAGAAGTATATCTTAAAATGGGAGGAGGCAAACTTCCAATAACTACAGGAGATGCCTTTTTAGAGTATATTTCTCTATATGGAATAAATGACCAATTGACGGGAGAAAAACTTAGTAATAGATTGAAACAACTTATGAAGGAATTAACTCATTTTAAGAAAGATGATGTAAAAATTCAAACTAATGAGCAAAAGGATTCTCCTAAAAGATTGACGGGGATACCAAATTTAATAAGTATACCTAAAAAACTAAAGGTAGCTTTTGTATATGCCAGAAATATCAAGACTTCAGGCTGGACCTATGGGCATGAACTTGGAAGAAGGTATGTACAGGATAAACTTTCTGACCAAATTATTACAAAATATATTCAAGGTGTGCCAGAGAATGCCTTTGACTATGAATATATAAAAGCTCTTGCAGAAGAGGGAAATAATGTGATTTTTACTACTAGTCCTATATTTAGAAGTGCTACATTAAAATGTGCTATGGAATATCCAAATGTTAAGTTCTTTAATTGTTCAGATGATAGACCTTATGAGCATATGAGCTGTTATTTTGGAAGAGTTTATGAACCCAGATTTTTAACGGGTATGATAGCAGGCGCTATGACAAAGACCAATATAATAGGATATTCTGCTACTAGTCCTTCTAAGGAAGTAATTTCTGCCATAAATTCTTTTGCCCTTGGAGCCAAACTGGTGAATCCCTATTCAGAGGTAAAGGTAGCATGGACCAGAGAATGGAATAGCCATGAGAAGTTTACCAATGTGGAAACAAAGCTTCTGGACAAAAAATGTGATGTTATCTCCAATAGAAATCTTAAAGTAGCAAGAACTGAAACAGAAAAATTTGGAGTCTACTCTATGCTGTGCAGTTTTCAAAAGGGAAGTGAGGAACCAGATAAATATCTTGCCGCACCTATCTGGAATTGGGGAATATACTATGAAAAGATACTCAATAATATATTAAATGACAGTTTTAGAACTATTGTAAATATGTTTAATTCCAATTCAAAGCTGATTAACTTTTGGTATGGTATGGCAGAAGGGGTAGTAGATATATATTATTCTAAAAAATATGTTCCAATATCCCTTCAAAAGCTTGTAGAAGCTATGAGAAAAATGATAATAACCCATGAGTTTAATCCTTTTACAGGAGAAATTTATGATAATACCGGAAAGCTTAGATTATCTGAAGATCAGCAGGCAAATCCTTATGAAATTTTAAATATAGATTGGTTTGTAGACAACGTAGAAGCTGAGAAATATATATAG
- a CDS encoding aspartate/glutamate racemase family protein, translating to MKIGIVGGMGPESTVDYYKTLIYKYKNLKKDGSYPKIIIDSIDMKEVLHFISTKQWYKLVDMLVSSLNNLYIAGANIAVISSNTPHIVFQKVKKLAPMPVLSIVEETRERAKELRLKRLGLLGTIITMEESFYKDSFLKSAIDIVIPRKAEREYINQRIVTELQNGIINKRTKEGFLNIIRRMIKEESIDGVILGCTEIPIILKNGELNIPFLNTVDIHVDGIIKELRKNDEF from the coding sequence ATGAAAATTGGAATTGTTGGAGGGATGGGCCCTGAATCTACAGTTGATTATTATAAAACTCTAATATATAAATATAAAAATCTAAAAAAAGATGGAAGTTATCCTAAAATAATAATAGATAGTATAGATATGAAGGAAGTTTTACATTTTATATCCACAAAGCAATGGTATAAGCTTGTGGATATGCTGGTAAGTTCTCTTAATAATTTATATATAGCAGGTGCTAACATTGCTGTTATATCATCTAATACTCCTCATATAGTATTTCAAAAGGTAAAGAAACTGGCTCCTATGCCTGTGCTGAGCATTGTTGAAGAAACCCGTGAAAGGGCTAAGGAGTTGAGACTTAAAAGATTGGGACTTCTTGGTACAATTATCACTATGGAAGAGTCCTTTTACAAGGATAGCTTTTTAAAAAGTGCTATAGATATAGTAATTCCAAGAAAGGCAGAGAGGGAATATATTAACCAAAGGATAGTGACAGAACTTCAAAATGGAATTATTAACAAGAGAACTAAGGAAGGTTTCCTAAATATAATTAGAAGAATGATAAAAGAAGAATCCATTGATGGAGTAATTTTAGGGTGTACTGAAATACCTATTATATTAAAAAATGGAGAACTCAATATTCCCTTTTTAAATACCGTAGATATACATGTAGATGGAATCATAAAAGAGCTTAGAAAAAATGATGAATTTTAA
- a CDS encoding PucR family transcriptional regulator, whose protein sequence is MVRNIVELNLLEGAKIVAGEKGISNEILWVNLMEILDALDSLQKGELLITTGYEIDNESQFKDLIPKLKKRGLCGIVIQTGYYIDEIPEYIKESGDRYDFPVIELPPNLTFSTIMHVLIENINNQSNIQDNSDVFNLRNKLNNILNSSRNNYINKMIENKEESKVYLLLMSVYYDNAAITNNMILKSINRLKEYLVSVSSEVEIEWFGEKILFIISLKKEITFQDISFNISKILNNLSNELQIKLFIGASILKDIDNLIGAFNDCIASQQMLEKIGAKRGVCSFEDIEIIKLLESMRNNDYAIDFSYSILKPIENYDNSHKSYYMDTLKLYLMNECNISDTSNKLFIHRHTLKNRLNKISELSEIDFKSYYSRMKFSIALFIYDYFM, encoded by the coding sequence ATGGTGAGAAACATAGTAGAACTTAATTTGCTGGAAGGAGCAAAAATAGTAGCTGGGGAAAAGGGAATTAGCAATGAGATTTTGTGGGTTAATCTGATGGAAATACTTGATGCCTTGGATTCACTGCAAAAGGGAGAATTGCTTATTACTACAGGATATGAAATTGATAATGAAAGTCAGTTTAAAGACTTAATTCCAAAATTGAAAAAGAGAGGACTTTGTGGAATAGTAATACAAACTGGATATTATATAGATGAAATTCCTGAATACATTAAAGAATCTGGAGATAGATATGATTTTCCAGTAATTGAACTTCCACCTAATTTAACTTTTTCAACTATTATGCATGTTTTAATAGAAAATATAAATAATCAATCAAATATACAGGATAACTCAGATGTGTTTAATCTTAGAAATAAATTAAATAATATACTTAATAGCAGTCGTAATAATTATATCAATAAGATGATTGAAAATAAGGAAGAATCCAAAGTATATCTATTATTGATGTCTGTATATTATGATAATGCAGCAATAACCAATAATATGATTTTGAAAAGCATAAATAGGCTAAAAGAATATCTTGTCAGTGTAAGTTCGGAAGTGGAAATAGAATGGTTTGGGGAAAAGATACTTTTTATCATATCATTGAAAAAAGAAATAACCTTTCAAGATATATCCTTTAATATTTCCAAGATACTTAACAATCTATCTAATGAGTTACAAATTAAATTATTTATTGGAGCAAGTATTTTAAAAGACATAGATAACTTAATTGGTGCATTTAATGATTGTATAGCAAGTCAGCAGATGCTGGAAAAAATAGGCGCAAAGCGAGGAGTCTGTTCTTTTGAAGATATAGAAATAATTAAACTATTAGAAAGCATGCGGAATAATGATTATGCTATTGATTTTTCCTATAGTATATTAAAGCCCATTGAGAATTATGATAATTCACATAAAAGCTACTATATGGATACATTAAAGCTCTATTTAATGAATGAATGTAATATATCCGATACATCAAATAAGCTTTTTATACATAGACATACTCTTAAGAATAGACTAAATAAGATAAGCGAGTTAAGTGAAATCGATTTTAAGAGCTATTACTCCAGAATGAAGTTTTCCATAGCATTATTTATTTACGATTACTTTATGTAA
- a CDS encoding OAM dimerization domain-containing protein, which produces MGGGLYSLEQKKFDKTLDLKNVKPYGDTMNDGKVQISFTLPLEDCEKSTEAAKILAQKMGMRDIDVVCHKKLDNGFTFYVVYGNTEHNINYTEITVKSVDIKTMSMEEINEYIKENIKRKITVIGASTGTDAHTVGIDAIMNMKGYAGHYGLERYDMIDAYNLGSQVENEKFVKKAIDLNADVLLVSQTVTQKNIHIKNLTNLVELLEVEGIRDKVILICGGTRITYELAKELGYDAGFGPGKFADDVATFAVTEMTNRKLI; this is translated from the coding sequence ATGGGTGGAGGATTATATTCTCTGGAACAAAAAAAGTTTGATAAAACACTTGATTTAAAAAATGTGAAACCTTACGGTGACACTATGAACGATGGTAAAGTACAGATAAGTTTTACACTTCCGTTAGAGGACTGTGAAAAGTCTACAGAAGCAGCAAAAATTTTGGCACAAAAAATGGGCATGAGAGACATAGATGTAGTATGTCATAAAAAACTCGACAATGGATTTACTTTTTATGTAGTATATGGTAATACAGAGCATAATATTAATTATACAGAGATAACTGTTAAATCTGTTGATATAAAAACTATGAGTATGGAAGAAATAAATGAGTATATAAAGGAAAATATTAAGAGAAAAATAACTGTTATTGGTGCAAGTACAGGTACTGATGCCCATACGGTAGGAATAGATGCCATAATGAATATGAAAGGTTATGCAGGGCATTATGGACTTGAAAGATATGATATGATAGATGCCTATAATCTTGGTAGTCAAGTGGAAAATGAGAAGTTTGTAAAGAAAGCCATAGACCTTAATGCAGATGTACTGCTAGTTTCTCAAACGGTTACTCAAAAGAATATCCATATAAAAAATCTTACTAATTTAGTGGAACTTTTAGAGGTGGAAGGTATTAGAGATAAAGTCATACTTATATGCGGCGGAACCAGAATAACTTATGAGCTTGCCAAAGAATTAGGTTATGATGCTGGCTTTGGTCCAGGAAAGTTTGCAGATGATGTGGCTACTTTTGCAGTAACTGAAATGACAAACAGAAAACTTATATAA
- a CDS encoding lysine 5,6-aminomutase subunit alpha: MKYKLNLDFKLVEKARKSAGNISSDVQRFIDKHTTVSVERTICRLIGIDGVNDNGVPLPNVVVDNINEGNHLSKGAAYYMSNAVIATGLSPQEVAVEVSKGNIDLKTFKSEDEFETMQKALDIAKISIEKIKKNREKRDSLIAEYKDKEGPYLYVIVATGNIYEDITQAVAAARQGADIIAVIRTTGQSLLDYVPYGATTEGFGGTYATQENFRLMRKALDEVGKELKRYIRVCNYCSGLCMPEIAAMGALERLDVMLNDALYGILFRDINMKRTLIDQYFSRVINGFSGIIINTGEDNYLTTADAFEEAHTVLASQFINEQFAITAGIREEQMGLGHAFEIDPNLENSFVYELAQAQMAREIFSKAPLKYMPPTKYMTGNIFKGHVQDALFNMVTIMTGQKIHLLGMMTEAIHTPFMSDRALSIENASYVFNAMKSLGDEIEFKQDGIIQKRAAFILQKACSLLEKIEKDGLFNTLEKGAFAGIKRSREMGKGLDGVIVKDESYFNPFIELMM; this comes from the coding sequence ATGAAATATAAACTTAATTTAGACTTTAAACTGGTAGAAAAGGCGAGAAAATCTGCAGGAAATATATCAAGTGATGTACAAAGGTTTATTGATAAACATACTACTGTATCTGTAGAAAGAACCATATGCAGATTAATTGGTATTGACGGCGTAAATGACAACGGAGTACCTCTTCCTAATGTAGTGGTAGATAATATTAATGAAGGTAATCATTTATCTAAAGGAGCAGCTTATTATATGAGTAATGCTGTTATTGCTACAGGACTTTCACCTCAGGAAGTGGCAGTAGAGGTTTCAAAGGGGAATATAGACCTTAAAACTTTTAAATCTGAAGATGAATTTGAAACTATGCAAAAAGCTTTAGATATTGCAAAAATCAGCATAGAAAAGATAAAAAAGAACAGGGAAAAAAGAGATAGCTTAATTGCTGAATATAAGGATAAGGAAGGACCTTATCTATATGTAATTGTTGCTACTGGAAATATATACGAGGATATAACCCAAGCTGTAGCAGCAGCAAGGCAGGGAGCCGATATAATTGCAGTTATAAGAACCACAGGACAAAGCCTACTTGACTATGTACCTTATGGAGCAACTACTGAGGGCTTTGGAGGTACTTATGCTACTCAGGAAAATTTCAGACTTATGAGAAAAGCTTTAGATGAAGTGGGAAAAGAGCTTAAAAGATATATAAGAGTATGTAATTATTGCTCAGGATTGTGTATGCCTGAAATTGCAGCTATGGGGGCATTGGAAAGACTGGATGTAATGCTGAATGATGCGCTATATGGAATACTGTTTAGAGATATAAATATGAAACGAACCCTTATAGATCAATATTTTTCAAGAGTAATAAATGGGTTTTCAGGGATAATTATAAATACTGGCGAAGATAATTATTTAACTACAGCGGATGCCTTTGAAGAAGCACATACCGTATTGGCTTCCCAATTTATAAATGAGCAATTTGCTATAACAGCAGGTATTAGAGAAGAACAAATGGGACTTGGTCATGCTTTTGAAATTGATCCTAATCTGGAGAATTCTTTTGTATATGAACTTGCTCAAGCACAGATGGCAAGGGAAATATTCAGTAAAGCACCTTTAAAATATATGCCTCCTACAAAATACATGACAGGAAATATTTTTAAAGGACATGTTCAAGATGCCTTATTTAATATGGTGACTATAATGACTGGACAAAAAATACATCTTTTAGGTATGATGACAGAAGCTATTCATACACCTTTTATGTCTGATAGAGCACTTTCCATAGAAAATGCTTCCTATGTATTCAATGCCATGAAGAGTCTTGGAGATGAAATTGAATTCAAGCAGGATGGCATAATTCAAAAGAGAGCTGCTTTTATACTTCAAAAGGCATGCAGTCTTTTGGAAAAGATTGAAAAAGATGGCCTTTTTAACACATTGGAGAAGGGAGCTTTTGCCGGTATTAAAAGATCTAGAGAAATGGGAAAAGGTCTTGATGGAGTAATTGTGAAAGATGAAAGCTATTTTAATCCATTTATAGAGCTTATGATGTAA
- a CDS encoding MutS-related protein, with protein MNYMKKDILDKIGFYYVLDKLSILTPYGRNLISHLQIIREKEKLLLEYNNIERCFSLINDAKLNSNISNTLMRFKDIRNTFIRCREGQVLDEVELYEIKCFVSLCFEFKDLYKKSEMDITEIFFHEFSEVYKLLNPLEYRSTDFYVYDEYSSKLKIIRLKKKEFNKTLFKEKDRIKQKQLLEQRQQLISEEREEEFKIRKALSLTISQYADKMIQQTISIGNFDLIFAKAKIAVAYKMARPVISNRIKMDMGVNPMVKNKVEERGGIFSPVSIEALKGTTVITGANMGGKTVLLSIIALNYMLASTGFFVFAKGFEFTLLDFIYFLSEDSESIKNGLSSFGGEIFNIKYILSRIKSERGLIILDEFAKGTNPTEGANITKALLQYLNKFDSICIMSTHYDGVCSFANFHYQVKGLRYVDFNELKNIAVKEEDYLKLINDHMDYTLEKVDRYTSIPRDAINICSLMGIDEEIINIAKVLYEKEEEI; from the coding sequence ATGAATTATATGAAAAAAGATATTCTAGATAAGATCGGATTTTATTATGTTCTAGATAAACTTTCCATTTTAACTCCCTATGGAAGGAATTTGATTTCACATCTGCAAATTATAAGGGAAAAAGAAAAACTCTTACTGGAATATAATAATATTGAAAGATGTTTTTCCCTAATAAATGATGCTAAACTCAATAGTAATATTTCTAATACATTGATGAGATTTAAGGATATAAGAAACACTTTTATAAGATGCAGAGAGGGACAGGTACTTGATGAAGTAGAATTATATGAAATAAAATGCTTTGTAAGTTTATGTTTTGAATTTAAAGATCTGTATAAAAAAAGTGAAATGGATATTACGGAAATATTTTTTCATGAATTTTCAGAAGTGTATAAATTATTAAATCCACTGGAATATAGAAGTACAGATTTTTATGTATATGATGAATATTCCTCAAAACTAAAGATAATACGTTTGAAGAAAAAAGAATTTAACAAAACTCTTTTTAAAGAAAAAGATAGGATAAAACAGAAACAATTACTAGAACAAAGGCAGCAGCTTATAAGTGAAGAACGAGAAGAGGAATTTAAAATAAGAAAGGCTCTGTCTTTAACAATTTCACAATATGCAGATAAAATGATACAACAGACCATCTCTATAGGAAACTTTGATTTGATCTTTGCCAAGGCTAAAATTGCAGTTGCATATAAAATGGCAAGACCTGTTATATCCAACAGAATAAAAATGGATATGGGAGTAAATCCTATGGTTAAAAATAAAGTAGAAGAACGAGGAGGAATTTTTTCACCTGTATCTATTGAGGCTCTGAAAGGGACTACTGTTATAACAGGTGCAAATATGGGTGGAAAAACTGTACTTCTAAGTATAATAGCTCTTAATTATATGTTAGCATCTACAGGTTTTTTTGTATTTGCAAAAGGCTTTGAGTTTACTTTATTGGATTTTATATATTTTTTATCGGAAGATTCGGAATCCATAAAAAATGGACTTAGCAGTTTTGGAGGAGAAATTTTTAATATAAAGTATATATTAAGTAGAATAAAGAGTGAAAGAGGACTTATTATTCTTGATGAATTTGCAAAAGGTACAAATCCTACAGAAGGAGCCAATATTACAAAGGCACTGCTGCAGTATTTAAATAAATTTGATTCTATATGTATAATGTCTACTCATTATGATGGTGTCTGTTCTTTTGCCAATTTTCACTATCAGGTAAAGGGACTTAGATATGTAGATTTTAATGAATTAAAAAATATTGCAGTTAAGGAAGAAGATTACCTTAAACTTATAAATGATCACATGGATTATACTTTAGAAAAAGTTGATAGATATACATCTATACCAAGGGATGCCATAAATATATGCTCTTTAATGGGGATAGATGAAGAAATTATAAATATTGCTAAAGTATTATATGAAAAGGAGGAGGAAATATGA
- the ablA gene encoding lysine 2,3-aminomutase, which yields MVKSRRYKLFKEVKDSEWNDWKWQLKNRIETVEELKKYVKLSEDEENQMKKCLERFRMAITPYYLSLIDPEDEFDPIAKQAIPDIDEMYISNEDLLDPLHEDGDSPVPGLTHRYPDRVLMLITDQCSMYCRHCTRRRFAGHKDNFLPMEQIEKCIEYISLNPAVRDVLLSGGDALLISDDKLEYIIKRLRAIPHVEIIRIGSRVPVVMPQRITEDLVNMLKKYHPIWLNTHFNHPNEITEESKKACEMLANAGIPLGNQSVLLRGVNDCVHVMKKLVNELVKIRVRPYYIYQCDLSMGLSHFRTSVSKGVEIIEGLRGHTSGYCVPTFVVDAPGGGGKIPIMPNYMISQSNDKVIMRNFEGVITTYQEPKNYSPDCHCEVCRGKKKVHRIGISGLLNGENITIECGGNERKMRTQKFISEHEELRDKSKNV from the coding sequence ATGGTGAAGAGTAGAAGATACAAACTTTTTAAAGAAGTAAAAGATAGTGAATGGAATGACTGGAAATGGCAGCTTAAGAATAGAATAGAAACAGTAGAGGAATTGAAGAAGTATGTAAAGCTTTCTGAAGATGAAGAAAACCAGATGAAAAAATGTCTGGAAAGATTTAGAATGGCTATAACACCTTATTATTTATCATTAATAGATCCAGAAGATGAGTTTGATCCAATAGCAAAACAGGCAATCCCTGACATTGATGAAATGTACATTTCAAATGAAGATCTTCTTGATCCCCTTCATGAAGACGGAGATTCTCCTGTGCCAGGACTTACTCACAGATATCCAGATAGAGTGCTTATGCTTATAACAGATCAATGTTCTATGTACTGCAGACACTGTACAAGAAGAAGATTTGCAGGTCATAAGGATAATTTCCTTCCAATGGAGCAAATTGAAAAATGTATAGAATATATTTCTTTAAATCCAGCAGTAAGAGATGTACTTTTATCTGGAGGAGATGCTCTTTTAATAAGTGATGATAAACTTGAATATATAATAAAGAGATTAAGAGCTATACCTCATGTGGAAATAATAAGAATAGGATCAAGAGTTCCTGTGGTTATGCCTCAAAGGATAACAGAAGACCTTGTTAATATGCTTAAAAAATATCATCCAATATGGCTTAATACTCATTTCAATCATCCAAATGAAATAACAGAAGAATCTAAAAAAGCCTGTGAAATGCTGGCAAATGCCGGTATACCTCTTGGAAATCAATCTGTTCTCTTAAGAGGAGTTAATGATTGTGTTCATGTAATGAAAAAACTTGTAAATGAACTTGTAAAAATAAGAGTCAGACCTTACTATATTTATCAATGCGATCTTTCTATGGGATTAAGCCACTTTAGAACCTCAGTATCTAAAGGAGTAGAGATAATAGAGGGACTTAGAGGGCATACTTCAGGCTATTGTGTTCCTACTTTTGTAGTAGATGCACCTGGCGGCGGCGGAAAAATTCCTATAATGCCTAACTATATGATAAGTCAGAGTAATGATAAAGTAATAATGAGAAATTTTGAAGGAGTAATAACTACTTATCAAGAACCTAAAAATTACAGTCCTGATTGTCACTGTGAAGTATGCAGAGGTAAGAAAAAGGTTCATAGAATTGGTATCTCGGGATTGTTAAATGGTGAGAATATTACTATAGAATGTGGTGGAAATGAAAGAAAGATGAGGACTCAAAAATTTATTTCAGAACATGAAGAATTAAGGGATAAGTCTAAAAATGTATAA